The Parachlamydiales bacterium genome includes a region encoding these proteins:
- the ndk gene encoding nucleoside-diphosphate kinase, producing MSKEQTLSIIKPDAVGKNNIGEIISTFEKSGLNVIACKMLHLSQEQAQEFYAVHKERPFYKDLVSFMTTGPVLVMVLEGNNAVAENRRIMGETNPAVAKEKSPQSIRARFANSIDENAVHGSDSLENAKNEIAFFFKNGDVCARTR from the coding sequence ATGTCTAAAGAGCAAACACTTTCGATCATTAAACCCGATGCAGTGGGTAAAAATAATATCGGCGAGATCATCTCCACATTTGAAAAATCCGGTTTGAATGTTATTGCATGCAAAATGCTTCACTTAAGCCAAGAACAAGCGCAAGAGTTCTATGCTGTCCATAAAGAGCGTCCTTTCTATAAAGACCTCGTTTCATTCATGACTACAGGTCCTGTTCTTGTAATGGTTTTAGAAGGCAATAATGCCGTTGCAGAAAACCGCCGTATCATGGGCGAAACAAACCCTGCAGTAGCAAAAGAGAAATCGCCTCAATCGATCAGAGCACGCTTTGCTAATTCCATTGATGAGAATGCTGTACACGGTTCTGACAGCCTAGAAAATGCGAAAAATGAAATCGCGTTTTTCTTCAAAAACGGCGATGTGTGCGC